A region of Plantactinospora sp. BC1 DNA encodes the following proteins:
- the clpS gene encoding ATP-dependent Clp protease adapter ClpS, protein MAAPQVAPVHAPDTEEVPVADGAWVTIVWDDPVNLMSYVTWVFQKLFGYSHEKAEKLMLDVHNKGKAVVSSGARERMEHDASQLHAYGLWATVDRA, encoded by the coding sequence ATGGCGGCTCCACAGGTTGCACCGGTCCACGCGCCGGACACCGAAGAGGTGCCGGTCGCCGACGGGGCATGGGTGACGATCGTCTGGGACGACCCGGTCAACCTGATGTCATACGTGACCTGGGTGTTCCAGAAACTCTTCGGCTACAGCCACGAGAAGGCCGAGAAGCTGATGCTCGACGTGCACAACAAGGGCAAGGCGGTGGTGTCCAGCGGCGCCCGCGAGCGGATGGAGCACGACGCGTCCCAGCTGCACGCGTACGGGCTGTGGGCGACGGTGGACCGGGCGTGA
- a CDS encoding DUF2017 domain-containing protein — translation MGDGGPGVSTFRRQGEHCVATFAADEVRVLRKVASEVVGLLTDGFDHSDPVVGRLFPDTYPENPGDSAEFRQYTEGDLKTGKIDQAGAVLAALPPPSGGEVRLDAEAAEAWLRALNDARLAMGVRLGISADTDLGDELDDAVLHDPTSTRVFQLSIYAYLGYLQESLLTALVDGRLAD, via the coding sequence GTGGGCGACGGTGGACCGGGCGTGAGTACGTTTCGCCGCCAGGGCGAGCACTGCGTCGCCACGTTCGCCGCCGACGAGGTCCGGGTGCTCCGCAAGGTCGCCTCCGAGGTGGTCGGCCTGCTCACCGACGGCTTCGACCACTCCGACCCGGTCGTCGGGCGGCTGTTCCCCGACACCTATCCGGAGAACCCGGGTGACTCGGCCGAGTTCCGGCAGTACACCGAGGGCGATCTGAAGACCGGCAAGATCGACCAGGCGGGTGCGGTACTCGCGGCGCTCCCCCCGCCCAGCGGCGGCGAGGTACGCCTCGACGCGGAGGCGGCCGAGGCGTGGCTGCGGGCCCTCAACGACGCCCGGCTGGCAATGGGGGTACGCCTGGGCATCTCCGCCGACACCGACCTCGGCGACGAGCTGGACGACGCGGTGCTGCACGACCCGACCTCGACCCGGGTCTTCCAGCTCTCCATCTACGCCTACCTGGGTTATCTCCAGGAGTCGCTGCTCACGGCGCTCGTCGACGGCAGGCTCGCCGACTGA